The following coding sequences lie in one Flavobacterium sediminis genomic window:
- a CDS encoding 2OG-Fe(II) oxygenase, protein MNGLTENPMYEKIIEDLLNQQYSIVDDFFTEEAVTSLRNSLLDKYEEDYFKKSAIGDQFNEQVIRSIRGDFISWIEENKLSEVEQNFFSRIDHFSNYLNQTCFLGIQDREFHYALYPVGTFYKRHLDIFQNDDSRKLSVVCYLNDENWLPEYGGELVIYKEHDEVKVYPLKGRVVIFESQVLEHEVLPVMWERLSITGWLKTRRL, encoded by the coding sequence ATGAATGGGTTAACTGAAAATCCAATGTACGAAAAGATCATTGAAGATCTTTTAAATCAACAATATAGTATTGTTGATGATTTTTTTACTGAAGAAGCTGTAACAAGTTTAAGAAATAGTCTTTTGGATAAGTATGAAGAAGATTATTTTAAGAAATCCGCAATAGGAGATCAATTCAATGAACAAGTGATACGATCCATTCGGGGCGATTTTATTTCCTGGATAGAAGAGAATAAACTGAGTGAAGTTGAGCAAAACTTTTTTTCAAGAATAGATCATTTTTCAAATTATTTGAATCAAACCTGCTTTTTGGGAATCCAAGATCGTGAATTTCATTATGCATTATATCCGGTGGGGACATTTTATAAAAGACATTTGGATATATTTCAGAATGACGACAGTCGCAAGTTATCTGTAGTGTGTTATCTGAATGATGAGAACTGGCTACCGGAATATGGTGGGGAATTAGTTATCTATAAAGAACATGATGAAGTAAAAGTATATCCGTTAAAGGGGCGTGTTGTGATCTTTGAGAGTCAAGTATTGGAACATGAAGTTTTACCGGTTATGTGGGAGCGTTTAAGCATAACAGGTTGGTTAAAAACGAGGAGACTATAA
- a CDS encoding 6-pyruvoyl trahydropterin synthase family protein has product MSKIRITKQFTFETGHALYGYDGKCKNVHGHSYKLSVTVIGKPIQDTSNVKYGMVIDFGDLKKIVKEDIVDIFDHATVFNQNTPHIELANELKKRGHHVILVDYQPTSENMVIDFAEKIKRRLPEDIKLFSLRLQETETSFAEWFASDN; this is encoded by the coding sequence ATGAGTAAAATTAGAATCACCAAGCAATTTACATTTGAGACCGGACATGCTTTATACGGATATGACGGAAAGTGTAAAAATGTTCATGGTCACAGCTATAAATTATCAGTAACCGTTATCGGAAAACCTATTCAGGACACTTCTAATGTTAAATACGGAATGGTGATTGATTTTGGCGACCTTAAAAAGATTGTTAAAGAAGATATTGTAGACATCTTTGATCATGCAACTGTTTTCAATCAGAACACACCTCATATAGAATTAGCAAACGAGCTCAAAAAAAGAGGTCATCACGTTATTTTAGTAGACTATCAGCCAACCAGTGAAAATATGGTAATTGATTTTGCCGAAAAGATCAAAAGAAGGCTTCCTGAAGACATCAAATTATTTTCACTTCGCTTGCAGGAAACTGAAACTTCCTTTGCGGAATGGTTTGCTTCTGATAATTAA
- a CDS encoding OmpA family protein gives MVEEPQDAETYFKYAQMLKAEGKYAEADKQMDKFASLAPKDQRAIAYKGNPNYLIALKEQAKLFEIEPSDISSDKSDFGAVLTADNTIYFTSARNTARKTHGWNDEPYLDIYKATYNSNGTISEATELDGVNTKWHDGPLAITNDGNTIYFASESFNEGQFEKEKASYQTLKKGKIYLYKATKEGDTWGNKKLLPFNDTTYSVRNPSISKDGKTLYFSSDMPGGIGGEDIWKVSVNGDEYGEPVNLGSLVNTEANESFPFIADDNVLYFASDGKQGFGGLDVYKVDLNKNDKAVNLGAPVNGEKDDFSFAYNKDKKVALFSSNRAGVDNIYIATPICGVNGLVIAKNAKTGEVIEGVNVIALDDKNATVATKSTAMNGKTAFNLLCDKSYSFQASKSGFEPAVTTLNPSEGGDQIVEILLEPVKPIITETEVILQPIFFEFNKSNITAQGAEELDKLVEVMNEHPDMVIFVKSHTDSRGSDRYNMNLSDRRAKATVQYVISKGIAKDRISGQGFGESEPKIECKKCTDEEYAQNRRSEFMIVKK, from the coding sequence GTGGTTGAAGAACCTCAGGATGCAGAAACATATTTTAAATATGCTCAAATGTTGAAGGCAGAAGGTAAATATGCAGAAGCGGATAAGCAAATGGATAAATTTGCTTCTTTAGCGCCAAAAGACCAAAGAGCTATTGCCTATAAGGGAAATCCGAATTATTTAATAGCACTAAAGGAACAGGCTAAATTGTTTGAGATTGAACCATCAGATATCAGTAGTGATAAATCTGATTTCGGAGCTGTTTTGACTGCTGATAACACCATTTATTTTACCAGCGCCAGAAATACAGCTAGAAAAACTCACGGCTGGAATGATGAGCCTTATTTGGATATTTATAAAGCGACTTATAATTCAAACGGAACAATAAGTGAAGCAACTGAATTAGATGGTGTAAATACGAAATGGCACGACGGACCGTTGGCAATTACAAATGATGGTAATACTATTTATTTTGCCAGTGAGAGTTTCAATGAAGGTCAGTTTGAAAAAGAAAAAGCTAGCTACCAAACATTGAAAAAAGGTAAGATTTACTTATACAAAGCAACTAAAGAGGGAGATACATGGGGAAATAAGAAATTGCTTCCTTTTAATGATACTACTTATTCTGTTAGAAACCCAAGTATAAGTAAAGACGGAAAAACTTTATACTTTTCTTCCGATATGCCGGGAGGTATAGGCGGAGAAGATATTTGGAAAGTTTCTGTTAACGGTGATGAATACGGTGAACCGGTTAATTTAGGTTCGCTTGTAAATACAGAAGCAAATGAGAGTTTCCCTTTCATTGCTGATGATAATGTTTTATATTTCGCTTCTGACGGAAAACAAGGTTTCGGAGGTCTGGATGTTTACAAGGTTGATTTAAACAAGAATGATAAAGCCGTTAATTTAGGTGCTCCTGTAAATGGAGAAAAAGATGATTTTTCATTTGCTTATAACAAAGACAAAAAAGTAGCTTTATTTTCTAGTAATAGAGCAGGAGTAGATAATATTTATATTGCAACACCGATTTGTGGAGTTAACGGATTAGTAATAGCTAAAAATGCAAAAACAGGAGAAGTTATCGAAGGTGTAAATGTTATTGCTTTGGATGACAAAAATGCTACTGTTGCAACAAAATCAACAGCTATGAATGGAAAAACAGCTTTCAATTTACTTTGTGATAAGTCGTATTCATTCCAGGCAAGTAAGTCAGGATTTGAGCCTGCTGTAACTACGTTAAACCCATCTGAAGGTGGTGATCAGATAGTTGAAATATTATTAGAGCCGGTTAAACCGATTATTACTGAAACAGAAGTTATTTTACAACCAATCTTCTTTGAGTTCAATAAGAGCAATATTACTGCGCAAGGAGCTGAAGAGTTGGATAAGTTAGTTGAAGTAATGAATGAGCATCCGGATATGGTTATCTTTGTAAAATCACATACGGATAGCAGAGGTAGTGATCGATACAATATGAACTTGTCTGACAGAAGAGCTAAAGCTACTGTACAATATGTAATTTCAAAAGGAATTGCTAAAGATAGAATTTCAGGTCAAGGATTTGGTGAATCAGAGCCAAAAATTGAATGTAAAAAATGTACGGATGAGGAATATGCTCAAAACAGACGTTCTGAATTCATGATTGTGAAAAAATAA